In one window of bacterium DNA:
- a CDS encoding ADOP family duplicated permease, whose translation MFRRKRKESDFNAEIEAHLDLEKELLQEQGLSEEDARAAAHRIFGNVTKAKERFYESGHWLLWDHFWRDLSLAFRVLRKSPGFTAVVVITLALGIGANAAIFSVVRGILLRPLANRGEDRIVYIRQSAPGLGAENTTFSVPEARDFESRATTIQQFGEFSTVEFTMLGFGREARTVRAGVINGSFFDVMGLRPVLGRLLTKSDDRPEAAGVAVLTHRFWTTWFNADPKIIGKTIRLGVLNATIVGVLEPSVPYPADTEIIANIVTSPHHLGATMNTDREHRMTEIFGRLAPGVSLEAARAEITAIHAAIMREHPEAYSSRGDYQLRVTLLRDQIVAPARTILLILLASAGIVFLIACSNIANLILTRSVRREGELAVRAALGASYGALRRTLLTESLVLCCAGAIFGVVLAQPMVEVVSHFAARFSVRALEVKVDTGVLWIGACLAITAAVFLAFIPRLPSPHAPTGLGLASGSVRITPATKRRLRVFATIQIAFSFVLLAGAGTLAAALLHLQKAPTRFDMLQVLAVDIPEPAPGLGDEKVLDFSREAIRRLGMLPGVNGVAVGSFVPWRDVGSYPRIQFAVEGYTPANGEELPHARIRFVSPQFFAVLGIPRQGGRAFTDHDRVDSEPVVIVSESIAQRLFSNRNALNRKLWWKGVEFCNPCRIVGIVADADDENIVPGPAMTIYHPVQQVAEIKRLFLHIAGDPYALVPSVKRVIRNISTDQVVERAATLDDVRSEVLVSDRLNAFVVSGFATIALLISAVGIAGVLAFSVSARTREFAVRLAVGASPRHLLQRVLMEGSFIVAFGIVIGAAGGYVFAHLTTGYLKQMQMPGAFTLLLAATVLAVAAIAASLIPVIRASRVDVLHALRSE comes from the coding sequence ATGTTTCGACGCAAGCGCAAAGAGAGTGACTTCAATGCTGAAATCGAAGCCCATCTCGATTTGGAAAAAGAGCTGCTCCAGGAACAGGGACTCAGTGAAGAAGACGCTCGGGCTGCGGCGCACCGGATTTTTGGCAATGTAACGAAAGCCAAAGAGCGATTCTATGAATCAGGCCACTGGCTTTTGTGGGATCATTTTTGGCGCGACCTCAGCTTGGCGTTTCGCGTATTGCGCAAGTCGCCGGGCTTTACGGCTGTAGTCGTTATAACGCTCGCATTGGGAATTGGCGCCAACGCCGCGATCTTCAGCGTCGTTCGAGGCATACTGCTGCGACCGCTTGCCAATCGCGGGGAAGATCGCATCGTGTACATTCGTCAAAGTGCGCCTGGCCTTGGCGCTGAGAACACAACGTTCTCGGTTCCAGAAGCAAGAGATTTCGAGTCACGCGCCACTACCATTCAACAATTCGGCGAATTCTCTACTGTCGAGTTCACAATGTTGGGTTTCGGAAGGGAGGCTCGAACGGTCAGAGCTGGGGTAATCAATGGCTCGTTCTTCGATGTGATGGGGCTACGGCCAGTACTCGGCCGCCTTCTGACAAAATCAGATGACCGGCCAGAGGCAGCGGGTGTCGCGGTTCTCACGCATCGCTTTTGGACAACCTGGTTCAACGCCGATCCGAAGATCATCGGCAAAACAATTCGACTTGGTGTTCTAAACGCTACGATAGTGGGTGTGCTGGAACCATCTGTACCCTATCCGGCTGACACCGAAATCATCGCAAACATCGTGACAAGCCCTCATCATTTGGGAGCGACAATGAACACGGATCGCGAACATCGCATGACCGAGATCTTCGGACGCCTCGCACCCGGAGTTTCGCTTGAAGCAGCTCGCGCCGAGATCACTGCGATTCATGCTGCTATCATGCGCGAGCATCCGGAAGCGTATTCATCCAGAGGCGACTACCAACTTCGCGTGACTCTGTTGCGAGATCAAATTGTAGCGCCTGCGCGAACGATTCTGCTGATATTGCTCGCATCTGCGGGGATTGTCTTTCTTATCGCCTGCTCGAATATCGCCAACCTGATCCTCACTCGATCGGTGCGCCGTGAAGGTGAGCTCGCTGTGCGCGCGGCGCTCGGTGCAAGCTACGGCGCTCTCCGGCGAACGCTGCTCACGGAGAGTCTGGTGCTCTGTTGCGCGGGCGCGATATTCGGTGTGGTTCTGGCACAGCCGATGGTTGAGGTAGTGTCGCACTTCGCTGCACGCTTTTCGGTGCGGGCATTAGAAGTAAAAGTTGATACTGGAGTGCTTTGGATCGGCGCATGTCTGGCGATTACAGCCGCTGTATTTCTTGCTTTCATTCCGCGACTTCCTTCTCCACATGCGCCGACAGGGCTTGGCCTCGCGAGCGGCTCTGTTCGGATCACTCCGGCTACCAAGCGACGACTCCGTGTGTTCGCAACGATCCAGATTGCGTTCTCGTTCGTGCTGCTCGCTGGTGCGGGAACTCTTGCCGCCGCGCTCCTTCATTTGCAGAAAGCGCCCACTCGCTTCGACATGCTACAAGTACTTGCCGTCGACATCCCTGAGCCCGCGCCAGGACTCGGCGATGAGAAGGTCCTGGACTTCTCCCGCGAAGCAATCAGGCGTCTCGGCATGCTGCCAGGCGTAAATGGCGTAGCTGTGGGCAGCTTCGTTCCGTGGCGCGATGTGGGAAGTTACCCGCGAATCCAATTCGCTGTAGAAGGCTACACACCTGCGAATGGCGAGGAGCTTCCTCATGCAAGAATCCGTTTTGTCTCACCTCAATTCTTCGCAGTCCTCGGCATTCCCCGTCAGGGAGGCCGTGCCTTTACAGATCATGATCGTGTCGATAGCGAGCCAGTGGTTATCGTGAGTGAAAGCATCGCTCAACGTTTATTTTCGAACCGCAACGCTTTGAACCGAAAACTCTGGTGGAAGGGAGTAGAATTCTGCAATCCGTGCCGCATTGTGGGCATTGTTGCGGACGCAGACGATGAGAACATAGTGCCTGGACCAGCTATGACGATCTATCATCCCGTTCAGCAGGTTGCAGAAATCAAACGATTGTTTCTTCACATTGCGGGCGACCCGTATGCGCTTGTGCCATCAGTGAAGCGTGTCATCCGCAACATATCCACCGATCAGGTGGTAGAACGAGCTGCTACGCTTGATGATGTGCGGTCAGAAGTTTTGGTTTCGGATCGTTTGAATGCGTTCGTCGTATCCGGATTTGCTACGATCGCGCTACTAATCTCCGCTGTGGGCATAGCTGGCGTCCTGGCATTCAGCGTAAGTGCCCGCACCCGCGAATTCGCTGTGCGACTCGCCGTCGGTGCAAGTCCGCGTCATCTACTGCAGCGCGTCCTCATGGAAGGGTCGTTCATCGTTGCGTTTGGAATCGTGATTGGCGCGGCGGGTGGCTATGTGTTTGCGCACCTCACCACAGGCTATCTTAAGCAAATGCAAATGCCCGGTGCGTTCACCCTCTTGCTTGCAGCAACCGTTCTGGCCGTCGCCGCTATCGCGGCATCTCTGATACCCGTTATCCGGGCGTCGCGTGTGGATGTCTTACATGCGCTTCGATCGGAGTAG
- a CDS encoding PadR family transcriptional regulator, translating into MSTQESKDRLELLQGTLDMLILRTLIFGSQHGQAIARAIQQISDEELLVEHGALYPALQRLEERGWISAKWGVSTNNRKARFYSITPAGRKQLNKETAKWKRMTAAIGRILESEGG; encoded by the coding sequence ATGTCTACCCAAGAATCGAAAGACCGTTTGGAATTGCTCCAGGGAACTCTGGACATGTTGATCCTGCGAACGCTGATCTTTGGCTCGCAACATGGCCAGGCGATTGCACGCGCCATTCAGCAGATATCCGACGAAGAACTGCTGGTTGAGCACGGCGCCCTTTACCCTGCGCTCCAACGTCTTGAGGAACGTGGCTGGATCTCCGCGAAGTGGGGAGTCTCCACAAATAACCGTAAGGCCCGCTTTTATTCGATTACACCCGCAGGGCGCAAGCAACTCAATAAGGAAACTGCAAAGTGGAAGCGAATGACTGCAGCGATCGGTCGCATTTTAGAATCCGAGGGAGGCTAG
- a CDS encoding SpoIIE family protein phosphatase yields the protein MKVELEIQPLSARLLVADDQAHVVAALEMLFRGEGYQVFSAPDPTSVLTALQEQTFDIILMDLNYTRDTTGGAEGLELVSRIRSLDRTIPLIVMTGWGNVEIAVEAMRRGATDFVQKPWNNSELLAKVQEQVKHGRVLRSSMRIQEQEALEAKEIQKNLLPRRVPQVAGYDIAANTQSVRCIGGDYYDIVQVSDAQTAFCIADVAGKGFPGALLMSNLQAALKPLIRADVRPDELCSRLNRALCEIMPANRFVSLFYGVLDSRKNLLTYCNAGHNPQLLLRAGGMTSELRSSGAILGRFPDWTYTQRKKNLSPGDILLLFTDGMVEACDENDEPFGEQRLLQITREADSCSAAAQLELLSKAVSAHCGGKLQDDATMIVLQAKWNSHKLEIC from the coding sequence ATGAAAGTTGAGCTTGAAATTCAGCCCCTCTCGGCCCGGCTTCTTGTGGCTGATGATCAGGCGCATGTAGTCGCCGCTCTTGAAATGCTGTTTCGTGGAGAAGGTTATCAGGTCTTTTCCGCCCCGGATCCAACAAGCGTGCTTACGGCGCTTCAAGAGCAAACCTTCGATATCATTCTGATGGATCTCAACTACACTCGCGACACCACTGGAGGCGCTGAAGGACTGGAGTTGGTGTCGCGAATTCGTTCGCTTGACCGGACGATTCCACTGATAGTGATGACAGGCTGGGGCAACGTTGAAATAGCCGTCGAAGCGATGCGGCGCGGTGCTACCGATTTTGTTCAGAAGCCCTGGAATAACAGCGAACTGTTGGCTAAAGTTCAAGAGCAAGTGAAACATGGCCGTGTTTTGCGTAGCTCGATGCGCATACAAGAGCAAGAAGCATTAGAAGCAAAGGAAATCCAGAAGAATTTGCTGCCACGCCGGGTCCCGCAAGTCGCCGGATATGACATTGCAGCAAATACGCAGTCTGTGCGTTGCATAGGCGGCGACTATTACGACATCGTGCAAGTCAGCGATGCGCAGACAGCATTTTGCATTGCGGATGTCGCAGGAAAGGGTTTCCCCGGCGCGTTACTGATGTCAAATCTTCAAGCAGCATTAAAGCCGCTCATACGCGCGGATGTGCGACCCGACGAGCTATGTAGTCGGCTGAATCGCGCTCTGTGCGAGATCATGCCAGCCAACAGGTTTGTTTCGCTTTTCTACGGTGTGCTCGATAGCAGGAAAAATCTACTCACCTACTGCAATGCGGGCCATAACCCTCAGTTGCTACTGCGAGCTGGCGGCATGACAAGCGAGCTTAGAAGTTCGGGGGCAATCCTGGGCAGGTTTCCGGATTGGACCTACACACAGAGGAAAAAAAATCTAAGCCCCGGAGATATTCTGCTTCTTTTCACCGATGGCATGGTGGAAGCTTGTGATGAAAATGATGAGCCCTTCGGAGAGCAAAGGCTCTTGCAGATCACCAGAGAGGCGGATAGCTGCAGCGCAGCGGCACAGTTGGAACTGTTGTCGAAAGCAGTTTCGGCGCATTGCGGCGGAAAATTACAAGACGATGCAACCATGATTGTTCTGCAAGCGAAGTGGAACTCACATAAGCTGGAAATCTGCTAA